A portion of the Actomonas aquatica genome contains these proteins:
- a CDS encoding sensor histidine kinase: MSFALFASLAVLGLGIAILWANPSRWTNRMVGLCSVNVAAWLGALHFTLLAEEGLPFLRLTTAIGAFVPFSAWMVQEVIAEAKYRLSRRLVLRALPWAMASTSLAVVCYTNWFIPSYSTNTERVYGGGYYFYIGATLLLYLLIGWRTFVRMRTLSGLPRLEMQVWLLGGCSASLCILALMAIRSVVQVSLSLQPVIVLVFYSWTAVAITTYRIFDARHIFLVALQRGLLWATCVTLAWLSWIVLSMFLTSSVAFAATVAIMLWFSFWLNGLLDRAFFHYPNAIQARMAAVRASQAEAKTESLIKKFCSILDGWGQSEHSLISLREGESFLIGEEEYHQDNPALKSLRSLKWVTPERLERERETEGRRLLKRCMREHGLGVLLWQEGGGAVLLVGVGVRATRRPVTFPEVNQLKELATIFQTGLSRTEMIEKAQSAQQLATVGLLGASVAHEIRNPLVSIKTFTQLMPKHYDDPTFRERFSRLIGQEVSRIDRLTEQLLDLASPKNFQPTQVDLHAVVRESVEVVMARADADVVTIEQDLTAEPDVVLSDSNGLKQVLLNLCFNAVQAQESRRDGVAVSVRITTRSRGDSVELEVSDNGPGIPPEARAQLFEPFHSTKSKGFGLGLTVCRDILSSLGSTIILDPYQPGKGATFRIQLPCPHRSY, translated from the coding sequence ATGAGCTTCGCGTTGTTTGCCAGTTTAGCGGTTTTGGGCTTGGGGATAGCCATTCTTTGGGCGAATCCCAGTCGCTGGACGAATCGGATGGTGGGGCTTTGTTCGGTGAACGTGGCGGCGTGGCTCGGTGCTTTGCACTTCACCCTTTTGGCCGAGGAAGGGTTGCCCTTCCTGCGTTTGACCACGGCGATTGGTGCCTTTGTGCCGTTCAGCGCGTGGATGGTGCAGGAAGTGATCGCCGAAGCGAAGTATCGACTTTCAAGGCGATTGGTCCTGAGGGCACTGCCTTGGGCAATGGCATCGACGTCCTTGGCCGTCGTTTGTTACACGAATTGGTTCATCCCATCGTATTCAACGAACACCGAGCGGGTTTATGGTGGCGGCTACTATTTTTACATCGGAGCGACGTTGCTGCTCTATTTGCTCATCGGCTGGCGGACATTTGTAAGAATGCGAACCTTGTCCGGACTGCCGCGTCTGGAGATGCAGGTCTGGCTGTTGGGCGGATGTTCGGCGTCGCTGTGCATATTGGCTCTGATGGCGATTCGCTCGGTCGTCCAAGTGTCATTGAGTCTGCAACCGGTTATCGTGCTTGTCTTTTACTCGTGGACGGCGGTGGCGATCACGACTTACCGCATTTTTGATGCCCGTCACATTTTCCTCGTGGCGCTGCAGCGCGGGTTGTTGTGGGCTACATGTGTCACCTTGGCTTGGTTGAGTTGGATCGTCTTATCCATGTTCCTCACCAGTTCCGTCGCCTTTGCGGCGACGGTGGCAATCATGCTTTGGTTTTCGTTTTGGCTAAATGGGTTATTGGACCGTGCGTTCTTTCATTATCCCAACGCGATCCAGGCGCGAATGGCAGCAGTGCGGGCTTCTCAAGCCGAGGCGAAGACGGAGTCTCTGATCAAAAAATTCTGCTCAATTTTGGACGGTTGGGGGCAATCGGAGCACTCTTTGATCTCACTCCGCGAGGGAGAGTCCTTTCTGATCGGTGAAGAAGAATATCATCAGGACAATCCCGCGTTGAAGTCACTCAGGTCTCTGAAGTGGGTGACGCCCGAACGATTGGAGCGCGAGCGAGAGACCGAAGGGCGTCGGTTATTGAAGCGCTGTATGCGGGAACACGGACTGGGGGTGCTATTGTGGCAGGAAGGAGGCGGCGCTGTTCTGCTGGTGGGAGTTGGAGTCCGCGCGACCCGCCGTCCGGTGACCTTTCCGGAAGTGAATCAGTTGAAGGAGCTGGCCACGATTTTTCAGACGGGATTGTCGCGCACCGAGATGATTGAAAAGGCGCAGAGTGCTCAGCAACTGGCGACGGTGGGGCTGTTGGGAGCGAGTGTGGCGCACGAGATTCGCAACCCGTTGGTTTCGATCAAAACATTCACGCAGTTGATGCCGAAGCACTACGATGACCCCACGTTCAGAGAGCGCTTCTCCCGATTGATCGGGCAGGAGGTGTCGAGGATAGATCGACTGACCGAACAACTCCTGGATTTGGCTTCTCCTAAGAACTTTCAACCCACGCAGGTCGATTTGCATGCGGTCGTAAGGGAAAGCGTGGAAGTGGTGATGGCGCGAGCGGATGCGGACGTGGTGACGATTGAGCAGGATTTGACCGCGGAGCCGGATGTCGTGCTGAGCGATTCAAACGGATTAAAACAGGTGTTGTTGAATCTGTGTTTCAACGCGGTCCAAGCGCAGGAAAGCAGGCGGGATGGTGTCGCGGTTTCTGTGCGGATCACGACTCGGAGCCGTGGGGATTCTGTCGAATTGGAGGTCTCGGACAATGGCCCTGGCATTCCCCCAGAAGCTCGTGCGCAGTTGTTTGAACCGTTTCATTCGACAAAATCGAAAGGTTTTGGGTTAGGGCTAACCGTGTGCCGTGATATCCTGTCGAGCCTTGGGTCGACGATCATCTTGGATCCCTATCAGCCCGGAAAGGGAGCTACCTTTCGCATTCAACTGCCATGCCCGCATCGTTCCTACTAA
- a CDS encoding beta-ketoacyl-[acyl-carrier-protein] synthase family protein yields MKITGVGPVTPAGIGRDAFWKGILEPVSRVRAFEQLGSEWGPFIATTVDDAGLEEVMPKTLLPKHLARHSWFAAIAGILALRDAGISPGEINPEDFAVVTGTSLMDFGGISHGAESFARRGLRGVSPRLVYSTSVANVPAAILHATGVNGRAMAVQSSCCSGMDAIAHGADLIASGAADIVIAGGAEAPLFIHPLLEFRLAGLTPATWENAEKHCRPFDLWRTTGTIGEGAAMLVLEPEDSPRNGYGFIAGYGNGSDGPTALCGGLVEAMEHAIASAGLRPCDIDVLSAWAPGHREIDAAESGAIHQVFGGEIKSVMVGSIKGSVGNALGAAPALQVAVAALGLQAGEIPPTVNWSFPDPACDLPLSNRAEKLRHQHCLVNAHGLAGVNSAMVLSRS; encoded by the coding sequence GTGAAGATCACCGGGGTCGGCCCGGTGACCCCTGCTGGCATCGGTCGGGATGCCTTTTGGAAGGGCATTTTGGAGCCGGTGAGCCGCGTGCGGGCGTTTGAGCAGTTGGGAAGCGAATGGGGACCGTTCATCGCCACGACGGTGGACGATGCGGGGCTTGAGGAGGTGATGCCGAAAACGCTGCTGCCGAAGCATCTCGCGAGGCATTCTTGGTTCGCAGCGATTGCGGGGATATTGGCGTTGCGCGATGCGGGTATATCGCCCGGCGAGATCAACCCAGAGGATTTTGCGGTGGTGACCGGAACCTCATTGATGGATTTTGGCGGTATCTCACATGGCGCGGAATCATTCGCCCGCCGTGGATTGCGCGGGGTTTCTCCGCGGCTGGTTTATTCTACAAGTGTGGCCAACGTGCCGGCGGCGATTCTGCATGCGACGGGAGTGAACGGGCGGGCCATGGCAGTGCAGTCGTCTTGTTGCTCCGGGATGGATGCCATCGCGCATGGGGCGGATCTGATTGCGAGCGGCGCAGCAGATATTGTGATAGCGGGAGGCGCAGAAGCGCCGCTTTTCATTCATCCGTTGCTTGAGTTTCGTTTGGCGGGACTTACGCCGGCAACTTGGGAGAATGCCGAGAAACACTGTCGGCCATTCGATTTGTGGCGAACAACCGGGACGATCGGAGAAGGTGCGGCCATGTTGGTGCTGGAGCCCGAAGATTCGCCGCGGAACGGTTACGGTTTTATTGCAGGTTATGGCAACGGCAGCGATGGGCCGACGGCCTTGTGCGGTGGTTTAGTCGAGGCGATGGAACATGCCATTGCGAGCGCGGGATTGCGGCCATGCGATATCGACGTGCTCAGTGCCTGGGCGCCGGGCCACCGCGAGATTGATGCGGCGGAGAGTGGGGCGATTCATCAGGTCTTCGGTGGGGAGATAAAAAGTGTGATGGTGGGGTCGATCAAAGGCAGCGTGGGCAATGCGCTGGGCGCAGCGCCGGCATTGCAGGTGGCAGTGGCTGCCCTGGGGTTACAGGCAGGAGAGATCCCGCCGACGGTGAACTGGTCGTTCCCGGATCCAGCTTGTGATCTCCCGCTATCGAACCGGGCGGAGAAGTTACGACACCAACATTGTTTGGTGAATGCACATGGATTGGCCGGCGTAAATTCGGCGATGGTATTGAGTCGCAGCTGA
- a CDS encoding response regulator: MAAEPLTADKTTKTSPIRVLVVDDEYGPRESIAFTLGTEFEVDTAERAIEALEKLANEVFDVVILDIRMPEMDGIKALARIREMDKEIAVVMLTGYGTLTTAQQAMLGGANQYLRKPPDVQELLEAVRTQAKGTEVRRREAASVEKTKSMLSRLKQEMAESESSVWQGRASVELVHDLANPLTVMIGYSGLLSEEADGLSQVAPGKAERLKEYAQIVERAAEYCHHLAENWRRAARQSAEFTEVDLVALAEEVKQVIFFSNAALEFGGALTASVRGSRFELARVFQNVFRNALEAGANKVKVRFVGGADAVEVFVTDNGSGMDEATAKSALKGGFTTKTHGTGLGLSICRHLLGAHGASVGIESERGSGTTVHLTFPAIK; this comes from the coding sequence ATGGCTGCCGAACCGTTGACCGCCGATAAAACCACGAAGACGAGTCCAATTCGCGTTTTGGTGGTGGATGACGAATATGGTCCGCGTGAGTCTATTGCGTTCACGTTGGGGACGGAGTTTGAAGTGGACACGGCGGAGCGGGCGATCGAGGCGCTCGAAAAGCTGGCGAATGAAGTTTTTGACGTCGTGATCCTCGATATCCGGATGCCGGAGATGGATGGCATCAAGGCGCTGGCGCGGATCCGCGAAATGGACAAGGAGATCGCGGTCGTGATGTTGACGGGATACGGCACCTTGACGACGGCGCAGCAAGCGATGTTGGGCGGGGCCAATCAGTATTTGCGCAAGCCGCCGGATGTGCAGGAATTGCTCGAGGCGGTGAGGACGCAAGCGAAGGGCACGGAGGTGCGGCGTCGGGAAGCTGCTTCGGTGGAAAAGACCAAGAGCATGCTGAGCCGGCTCAAGCAGGAGATGGCGGAGTCGGAGTCTTCGGTGTGGCAGGGGCGGGCCTCAGTGGAGTTGGTGCACGATTTGGCGAATCCCCTCACGGTGATGATCGGTTATTCTGGTTTGCTTTCGGAGGAGGCGGATGGACTCAGTCAAGTGGCCCCTGGAAAGGCGGAGCGCCTGAAGGAGTATGCCCAGATCGTGGAACGGGCGGCGGAGTATTGTCACCACCTGGCGGAGAATTGGCGGCGGGCGGCGCGGCAGTCGGCGGAATTCACGGAGGTGGATCTGGTAGCGTTGGCGGAGGAGGTGAAGCAGGTGATTTTCTTCAGCAACGCTGCGTTGGAATTTGGTGGAGCGTTGACGGCGTCGGTGCGGGGGTCGCGCTTTGAATTGGCGCGGGTCTTCCAGAATGTGTTTCGCAACGCGTTGGAGGCGGGGGCCAACAAGGTGAAGGTCAGATTTGTCGGAGGTGCGGATGCGGTGGAAGTATTCGTCACCGACAATGGTTCCGGAATGGATGAAGCGACGGCGAAGAGTGCGCTGAAAGGTGGTTTCACCACGAAGACACATGGCACTGGGCTGGGCTTAAGCATTTGCCGGCATTTGTTGGGAGCGCACGGTGCGAGCGTCGGCATCGAGTCCGAACGCGGTTCCGGCACGACCGTCCACTTGACCTTCCCGGCCATCAAATGA
- a CDS encoding DNA recombination protein RmuC, producing the protein MDFTFLSILVLLVACAIYAIRLHLRQTHVATERDYAKRELDALRAAASQASADLQRERAAHAAAEQKLAAVEAESTARLEAERNRFAEQETRTKQYLADLEKLRASMQTEFQAVAAKLLDEKSKKFSDQNKEQVDTLLHPLRQQIKEFRERVDTVYKGDTEDRAALKTQIEQLRQLNTHITEEASALTRALKGQSQARGAWGELVLERLLDSAGLVKGENYLVQESITTTDGRRLRPDILVRLPDERHLVIDSKVSLIAYERAVNAEDDAAKTAATTEHVRAVRTHVEQLSAKQYDDTGKLVTPDYVFMFVPLDHAFAMAIHADPALYEWAFDRRVILVTAPSLLVALKTVAMVWKQDRQTKNVQAIADRGGALYDKFVGLINDLESIGKELTQAQSAYDAAMNKLSTGRGNLLNQVEDLKRLGAKAKKSLPAADPALDD; encoded by the coding sequence ATGGATTTTACATTTCTAAGCATCCTCGTGCTGCTTGTCGCCTGCGCGATTTACGCCATTCGCCTGCACCTTCGCCAAACGCATGTCGCGACGGAACGCGACTACGCCAAACGCGAACTCGACGCCCTCCGCGCAGCAGCATCCCAAGCCAGCGCCGATCTACAGCGCGAACGCGCCGCCCACGCCGCTGCCGAGCAAAAACTGGCCGCCGTCGAAGCCGAGTCGACCGCCCGCCTCGAAGCCGAGCGCAACCGCTTCGCCGAACAGGAAACGCGCACCAAACAATACCTCGCCGATCTCGAAAAACTGCGTGCCTCCATGCAGACCGAGTTCCAAGCCGTCGCCGCCAAGCTCCTCGACGAGAAATCCAAAAAGTTCTCCGACCAAAACAAGGAACAGGTCGACACCCTCCTCCACCCACTCCGCCAACAGATCAAAGAATTCCGCGAGCGCGTCGACACCGTCTACAAGGGCGACACCGAAGACCGCGCCGCGCTCAAGACGCAGATCGAGCAGCTGCGCCAACTCAACACCCATATCACCGAGGAAGCCTCCGCGCTCACCCGCGCCCTCAAAGGCCAGTCGCAAGCCCGCGGCGCTTGGGGCGAACTCGTCCTCGAGCGCCTCCTCGATTCCGCCGGCCTCGTCAAAGGCGAGAACTACCTCGTCCAGGAATCCATCACCACCACCGACGGCCGCCGCCTCCGCCCCGACATCCTCGTGCGCCTCCCCGACGAGCGTCACCTCGTCATCGATTCCAAGGTCTCCCTCATCGCCTACGAACGCGCCGTCAATGCCGAGGACGACGCCGCCAAAACCGCCGCCACCACCGAGCATGTGCGCGCCGTGCGCACCCACGTCGAGCAGCTCAGCGCCAAGCAATACGACGACACCGGCAAACTCGTCACGCCCGACTACGTCTTCATGTTCGTGCCCCTGGATCACGCCTTCGCTATGGCCATCCACGCCGATCCCGCCCTCTACGAATGGGCCTTCGATCGCCGCGTCATCCTCGTCACCGCCCCCAGCCTGCTCGTCGCCCTCAAGACCGTGGCGATGGTCTGGAAACAGGATCGCCAAACCAAAAACGTCCAAGCCATCGCCGACCGCGGCGGCGCGCTCTACGACAAGTTTGTCGGCCTCATCAACGATCTCGAAAGCATCGGCAAAGAACTCACCCAAGCCCAGAGCGCCTACGACGCCGCCATGAACAAACTCAGCACCGGCCGCGGCAATTTGCTCAACCAAGTCGAGGACCTCAAACGCCTCGGCGCCAAAGCCAAAAAATCCCTCCCCGCCGCCGATCCCGCGCTCGACGACTGA
- a CDS encoding DUF1697 domain-containing protein, producing the protein MPRYIAFLRGINLGKRRIKMDALRALFAELPLTDVATYIASGNVLFTSSSRSPAKLEATIESHLQTRTGWDVPTVIRSLPELQRIVDEAPLGDLFTDQPHASTQVTFFKTPVPAELASRITATHTATDRFAVIDREAYWRCATKLTESIVWNDQKNSTYTLPAGTTRNLNTLQAILAL; encoded by the coding sequence ATGCCTCGCTACATCGCCTTCCTCCGCGGCATTAACCTCGGCAAACGTCGCATCAAAATGGACGCCCTGCGCGCCCTCTTCGCCGAGCTCCCCCTCACCGACGTCGCCACCTACATCGCTTCCGGCAACGTGCTCTTCACCTCGTCCAGTCGCTCCCCCGCCAAACTTGAAGCGACCATCGAATCCCATCTCCAGACGCGCACCGGCTGGGACGTCCCCACCGTCATCCGCTCACTGCCCGAGCTGCAACGCATCGTCGACGAAGCTCCCCTCGGCGACCTGTTCACCGATCAACCCCACGCCAGCACCCAAGTCACCTTCTTTAAAACGCCCGTGCCCGCCGAACTCGCCAGCCGCATCACCGCCACCCATACCGCCACCGATCGTTTTGCCGTGATCGATCGCGAGGCCTATTGGCGCTGCGCCACCAAACTCACCGAGTCCATCGTCTGGAACGACCAGAAGAACAGCACCTATACCCTCCCCGCCGGCACCACGCGCAACCTCAACACCCTGCAGGCCATCCTCGCCTTGTAG
- a CDS encoding peptide chain release factor family protein, translating into MDLPPQIEERLQHLGVEAHEVEERFVRGAGPGGQKINKTASTVVLRHGDSGVEVRRQTERSQAVNRRLAWLALCEKLEERRNAARAAVLAAREKEKRRKRGKSAATKRRQVESKRRKSVVKQRRGRVTDE; encoded by the coding sequence GTGGATTTACCACCTCAAATCGAAGAACGACTGCAGCACCTCGGCGTGGAAGCCCACGAGGTGGAGGAGCGGTTTGTGCGTGGAGCGGGACCGGGAGGGCAAAAGATTAACAAAACGGCGTCGACGGTGGTGTTGCGCCATGGCGACTCCGGAGTGGAGGTGCGGCGGCAGACGGAGCGCTCGCAGGCGGTGAATCGGCGACTGGCGTGGCTGGCGCTGTGTGAAAAGTTGGAGGAGCGGCGTAACGCGGCGCGGGCGGCGGTGTTGGCGGCGCGCGAGAAGGAGAAGCGGCGCAAGCGCGGCAAAAGTGCAGCGACGAAGCGGCGGCAGGTGGAATCGAAACGGCGCAAGAGTGTGGTGAAGCAGAGGCGCGGGCGGGTCACGGACGAGTAA
- a CDS encoding AAA family ATPase: MINGSTWSQNLRAEIGKAVIGQDDVIERLLVALLANGHVLLEGMPGLAKTLLIKSLGTALGVQFERIQFTPDLLPSDVVGTMIFQPKTGEFTAHRGPIFANLVLADEINRAPAKVQSALLEAMQERQVTIGGGTIILPKPFFVMATQNPVEQEGTYPLPEAQVDRFLFKLLVDYPEADEEALMMQRWGQVTKAPELKAASSGEELLSLRTAVDEIHVSPAVQGYILALVRGTRALTVPDDKGYRLLSFGASPRASLALYQASRALAWLRGEDFVSPALVQDIAHDVLRHRIGLTYEAEASDKTPDQILGELIAKTPVPSA, encoded by the coding sequence ATGATCAACGGTTCCACTTGGTCCCAAAATCTTCGCGCCGAAATCGGCAAGGCCGTCATCGGCCAGGATGATGTTATTGAACGCCTGCTCGTGGCCCTGCTCGCCAACGGTCACGTGCTGCTCGAGGGCATGCCCGGTCTTGCCAAGACCCTGCTCATCAAATCGCTCGGCACCGCCTTGGGCGTCCAGTTCGAGCGCATCCAGTTCACCCCCGACCTCCTACCCAGCGACGTGGTCGGCACCATGATCTTCCAGCCCAAGACCGGCGAGTTCACCGCCCACCGCGGACCCATCTTCGCCAACCTCGTCCTCGCCGACGAAATCAACCGCGCCCCTGCCAAGGTCCAGAGCGCCCTCCTCGAGGCCATGCAGGAACGTCAGGTCACCATCGGCGGCGGCACCATTATTCTGCCCAAGCCCTTCTTCGTCATGGCCACCCAAAACCCGGTCGAGCAAGAGGGCACTTACCCGCTGCCCGAGGCGCAGGTCGACCGCTTCCTCTTTAAGCTGCTCGTCGATTACCCCGAGGCCGACGAAGAGGCGCTCATGATGCAACGCTGGGGCCAGGTCACCAAAGCTCCCGAGCTCAAAGCCGCCTCCTCCGGCGAGGAACTGCTCTCCCTCCGCACCGCCGTCGACGAGATCCACGTCTCGCCCGCCGTGCAGGGTTACATCCTCGCCCTCGTCCGCGGCACCCGCGCTCTCACCGTCCCCGACGACAAGGGCTACCGCCTCCTCAGCTTCGGCGCCTCCCCCCGCGCCTCCCTCGCCCTTTACCAAGCCTCCCGTGCCCTCGCCTGGCTGCGCGGTGAAGACTTCGTGTCGCCCGCCCTCGTGCAGGACATCGCCCACGACGTCCTCCGCCACCGCATCGGCCTCACCTACGAAGCCGAAGCCTCCGACAAGACACCCGATCAAATCCTCGGCGAACTCATCGCCAAAACCCCGGTGCCCTCGGCGTAA
- a CDS encoding DUF58 domain-containing protein — MSSDTNDLVTTSALALLRRLEWRVRHAVETVLSGEYRSAFRGRGMEFDQVVRYEFGDDVRDIDWNVTARLGEPYRKKFVEEREITFMVLFEDSPSLQFGSGAQSKREALLELAGLVMLLGAVNRDRVGCIHATPTGYTFNEPMRGRGAIMHSAANLVGRPAPALDGPQSVEFPWRLLSKAAPKHSILIWLGDFPPRIAPEGWPVMARRYQTMGFRVDDPWDRELPSGDRFAAYDPLTSQLVTLDGSRGERAAHAAWREEREQAWTALFPDPLSRLVVSTEENRLDALVRFFHARLAAR, encoded by the coding sequence TTGTCTTCCGACACCAACGATCTCGTCACCACCTCCGCCCTGGCCCTCCTGCGGCGTTTGGAGTGGCGCGTGCGTCACGCGGTCGAAACCGTGCTCTCCGGCGAATACCGCTCCGCCTTCCGCGGCCGCGGCATGGAGTTTGATCAGGTCGTGCGTTACGAGTTCGGCGATGACGTGCGTGACATCGATTGGAACGTGACCGCCCGTCTCGGTGAACCCTACCGCAAGAAGTTCGTCGAAGAGCGCGAAATCACCTTCATGGTCCTCTTCGAGGATTCGCCCTCGCTCCAATTCGGCTCCGGCGCCCAATCCAAACGCGAGGCGCTCCTCGAACTCGCCGGCCTCGTCATGCTCCTCGGCGCCGTCAACCGCGACCGCGTCGGCTGTATCCACGCCACCCCTACCGGCTACACCTTCAACGAACCCATGCGCGGACGCGGTGCCATAATGCACTCCGCCGCCAATCTCGTCGGCCGCCCCGCCCCCGCCCTCGACGGTCCGCAATCGGTGGAGTTCCCCTGGCGCCTGCTCTCCAAAGCCGCGCCCAAGCACTCCATTCTCATTTGGCTCGGCGACTTCCCCCCGCGCATCGCGCCCGAGGGCTGGCCGGTGATGGCGCGCCGCTACCAGACCATGGGCTTCCGCGTCGATGACCCCTGGGACCGTGAACTGCCCAGCGGCGACCGCTTCGCCGCCTACGACCCGCTCACCTCCCAACTCGTCACCCTCGACGGCTCCCGCGGCGAACGCGCCGCCCACGCCGCCTGGCGCGAAGAGCGTGAACAGGCCTGGACCGCGCTCTTCCCCGATCCGCTAAGCCGTCTCGTCGTCAGCACCGAAGAAAACCGCCTCGACGCCCTCGTCCGCTTCTTTCACGCGAGACTCGCCGCCCGCTAA
- a CDS encoding VWA domain-containing protein: protein MITYAFQDPLWFAALLLLPVVFLLRGRRRLPVRVVPFAAAWHRPSAVNASRLPAVFAVLGLILLTAALARPQRQEDRREVHQQGYDLMLAIDLSGSMLAEDYMRGGKHINRLQAIKPVISAFIKDRPGDRIGIVVFSGRAYTLAPLTFDHEWLARQVERLSVGLIEDGTALGDGLGVALSRLEQEDRTVNNRRQGAFVILLTDGVNNGGALDPIDAAEIAVNRGIPVYTIGAGRNGMVRVPRIDPATGRTMGYAQRMSELDEATLRRMADMTGADYFRAGESDTVESAFAAIDRAQKIEFEAKSYLLADELFFYFAAPGALLLLLAAALAGRTRRRGSDVHAALSSA from the coding sequence GTGATCACCTACGCCTTCCAAGACCCGCTTTGGTTCGCCGCCCTGCTTTTGCTGCCGGTGGTGTTCCTGCTGCGCGGTCGCCGACGGCTGCCCGTTCGCGTGGTCCCGTTTGCTGCCGCCTGGCATCGCCCCTCGGCTGTCAACGCGTCCCGTCTGCCCGCCGTCTTCGCCGTGTTGGGACTCATCCTGCTCACCGCCGCGCTCGCCCGCCCGCAGCGCCAAGAGGACCGCCGCGAGGTGCACCAACAGGGCTACGACCTCATGCTCGCGATCGATTTGTCGGGCTCGATGTTGGCCGAGGACTACATGCGCGGCGGCAAACACATCAACCGCCTCCAGGCCATCAAGCCGGTCATCTCCGCCTTCATCAAAGACCGCCCCGGTGACCGCATCGGCATCGTCGTTTTCTCCGGCCGCGCTTACACCCTCGCGCCCCTCACCTTCGACCACGAATGGCTCGCCCGTCAGGTCGAGCGCCTCTCCGTCGGCCTCATCGAAGACGGCACCGCCCTCGGCGACGGACTCGGCGTCGCGCTCTCCCGCCTCGAGCAGGAAGACCGCACCGTCAACAACCGCCGCCAAGGCGCCTTCGTCATTCTTCTCACCGACGGCGTCAACAATGGTGGAGCCCTCGATCCCATCGACGCCGCCGAGATCGCCGTCAACCGCGGCATTCCCGTCTACACCATCGGCGCCGGTCGCAACGGCATGGTGCGAGTGCCGCGCATCGACCCCGCCACCGGTCGCACCATGGGTTACGCCCAACGTATGTCCGAGCTCGATGAAGCCACCTTGCGCCGCATGGCCGACATGACCGGAGCCGACTACTTCCGCGCCGGCGAAAGCGACACGGTCGAGTCCGCCTTCGCCGCCATCGATCGCGCCCAGAAGATCGAGTTCGAAGCCAAGTCCTACCTGCTCGCCGACGAATTGTTTTTCTACTTCGCCGCCCCCGGCGCGCTCCTGCTCCTGCTCGCCGCCGCCCTCGCTGGCCGCACCCGCCGCCGCGGCAGCGATGTTCACGCCGCCCTGTCCTCCGCATGA